A single genomic interval of Spirosoma taeanense harbors:
- the rsgA gene encoding ribosome small subunit-dependent GTPase A produces the protein MQQGLVIRSTGSWYDVRDTDGHIFQGRLKGKFKIAGLKVTNPIAVGDRVTFEVEDEAENTAVITDIAPRENYIIRQSVHKTAHGHILAANLDQAVLLATLTLPRTSLGFIDRFLVSAESFRIQTTIVFNKADILNDEGLAFQQEIMDMYERIGYRCLATSATEGEGVEAFRQLLDHKVTLLSGHSGVGKSSLVNAIAPELNLRTNEVSTFANKGVHTTTFAEMFELAPDTYIIDTPGIKELGLIDTSKEEIGHYFPEMRNRLNQCRFHNCLHINEPGCAIKDAVAEGEIAESRYMSYLSMMEGGDNRR, from the coding sequence TTGCAACAAGGCTTAGTTATCCGCTCTACCGGTTCGTGGTACGACGTGCGCGACACGGACGGGCATATCTTTCAGGGCCGTCTGAAGGGCAAATTTAAAATAGCCGGGCTAAAGGTGACCAACCCGATTGCCGTTGGCGACCGGGTAACCTTTGAGGTGGAAGATGAAGCTGAAAATACGGCCGTTATTACCGACATTGCCCCCCGCGAGAATTACATTATCCGACAGTCGGTCCATAAAACGGCCCATGGTCATATTCTGGCGGCCAATCTCGACCAGGCCGTGCTGCTGGCTACGCTTACGCTGCCGCGTACTTCGTTGGGTTTCATTGACCGCTTTCTGGTTTCCGCGGAGTCGTTTCGGATACAAACGACGATTGTCTTTAATAAGGCCGACATTCTGAACGACGAAGGGCTGGCATTTCAGCAGGAAATCATGGATATGTACGAGCGGATTGGCTACCGGTGTCTGGCAACGTCGGCGACCGAAGGAGAAGGAGTAGAGGCTTTTCGGCAGTTGCTCGATCATAAAGTAACGTTGCTGTCCGGCCACTCAGGCGTGGGCAAATCGTCGCTGGTCAACGCCATTGCGCCCGAGCTGAATCTACGAACAAACGAGGTATCGACGTTCGCCAATAAAGGCGTTCATACGACTACGTTCGCCGAAATGTTTGAGCTGGCGCCCGACACGTACATTATCGACACGCCGGGCATCAAAGAACTTGGTCTGATTGATACGTCTAAAGAGGAAATCGGCCACTATTTTCCCGAGATGCGTAATCGCCTGAACCAGTGCCGATTTCACAACTGCCTGCATATCAACGAGCCCGGTTGCGCCATAAAAGACGCCGTGGCTGAAGGTGAAATAGCCGAAAGCCGATACATGAGCTACCTGAGCATGATGGAAGGCGGAGACAATCGACGCTGA
- a CDS encoding DivIVA domain-containing protein produces the protein MKITAIEIRQHTFERALRGYKPEDVDAFLVSLSQEWERVTGEYKMLKMQLELAEKELGKLKEVEMTLFRTLKTAEDTSNQITDQANKAAEQYLSEARQKSDDMLADARKRSALMVQDAENQARYLKDNILNDLRALENDFKALEGYKENLATQIRALAGNAVDSVDRFEKKFVKQNLKGKIDEVANQITDELNQQDNQKRAGEDNGANAAATNEPSNSAADLPPLFERETAVPEAIPVDEPMLAKIDDAIDHTTKSANSAELSGTAETSQTTEPAIAEANSSEQTDDEAKPVEVAEETQPRKGGSFFDQI, from the coding sequence ATGAAAATTACGGCCATCGAAATCCGGCAGCATACGTTTGAGCGCGCGTTGCGCGGTTACAAACCTGAAGATGTGGATGCCTTTCTGGTTTCTTTGTCCCAGGAGTGGGAGCGCGTAACCGGAGAATATAAAATGCTGAAAATGCAGCTTGAACTGGCCGAGAAAGAGCTGGGTAAGCTGAAAGAGGTTGAGATGACGTTGTTCCGAACCCTCAAGACGGCTGAAGATACTAGTAACCAGATCACCGACCAGGCTAACAAAGCAGCTGAACAATACCTGAGCGAAGCCCGACAGAAATCAGACGATATGCTGGCCGACGCCCGCAAACGTTCGGCGCTGATGGTTCAGGATGCCGAGAATCAGGCTCGCTATCTGAAAGATAACATTCTGAACGATTTACGGGCGCTGGAAAACGACTTCAAGGCGCTGGAAGGCTACAAGGAAAATCTGGCAACGCAGATACGCGCCCTGGCCGGTAATGCAGTTGACAGCGTAGATCGCTTCGAGAAAAAGTTTGTTAAACAGAATCTGAAAGGCAAAATTGATGAGGTTGCCAACCAGATTACCGACGAACTGAACCAGCAGGACAATCAGAAACGTGCTGGCGAAGACAACGGCGCGAACGCAGCGGCCACGAATGAACCGTCGAACTCAGCTGCTGATCTGCCTCCGTTGTTTGAACGGGAAACCGCCGTGCCGGAAGCTATACCCGTCGATGAGCCAATGCTAGCTAAGATTGACGACGCAATTGATCACACAACGAAGTCGGCTAACAGCGCAGAACTAAGCGGAACGGCCGAAACCAGTCAAACTACAGAGCCGGCAATAGCGGAAGCAAACTCATCTGAACAAACCGACGATGAAGCAAAACCGGTTGAGGTAGCCGAGGAAACCCAGCCCCGGAAAGGCGGGTCGTTTTTCGATCAGATTTAA
- a CDS encoding 4'-phosphopantetheinyl transferase family protein has translation MNLQINNDCTVTLRPITEDESMLRSGLLLTTPELDELGSISHPAQRVEWLACRVAVQQLAEAQGMTYLGLEKDEFGKPHLIDSPWHVSLSHTIGWAAAVLHRVRPVGIDIEPIRDQFRRVVPRVLSEDEITHAAGDPNRLAVYWCAKESLYKLYGKRQLSFREHLHVEPFKDGAEQLIGHVRLPDHEEQLSVQCFRVGPGLLAVAF, from the coding sequence TTGAATCTACAAATTAACAACGACTGCACCGTAACGCTCCGGCCAATCACCGAAGACGAGTCAATGCTCCGGTCAGGCTTACTCTTAACGACTCCGGAGCTGGACGAGCTGGGGAGTATCAGCCATCCAGCTCAGCGGGTAGAATGGCTGGCCTGCCGAGTGGCTGTTCAGCAGCTGGCCGAAGCGCAGGGCATGACGTATCTGGGATTGGAGAAAGATGAGTTTGGAAAGCCGCATCTGATTGATTCGCCCTGGCACGTATCCCTTTCCCATACGATTGGCTGGGCGGCCGCGGTGCTGCATCGGGTTCGGCCGGTCGGCATCGACATCGAACCCATCCGCGACCAGTTTCGGCGCGTAGTGCCGCGCGTTTTATCGGAAGATGAGATTACGCATGCGGCCGGCGACCCAAACCGGCTCGCTGTTTACTGGTGTGCTAAAGAATCGCTCTATAAACTGTATGGAAAACGGCAGCTGAGTTTCCGCGAACATCTGCATGTAGAACCCTTCAAGGATGGAGCCGAACAGCTTATTGGACACGTTCGCTTGCCCGACCACGAAGAGCAGCTAAGCGTGCAGTGTTTTCGAGTCGGGCCGGGCCTGCTGGCGGTGGCTTTTTAG
- a CDS encoding WD40 repeat domain-containing protein, which yields MIIEKLDTFGGHRDSVYALERGPQPEQFFSTGGDGMVVRWQLDRPDLGELVARVPASVYALALHPTSGLLWVGQNYEGLHLIDPAQKQEVASLKLTSAAIFDIKFYRNDAFAALADGVVAVIDTELLVVRKHLKASDQSARCIAVNPVERELAVGYSDNSVRIFDLVSYDLKRVIPAHTNSVFTVVYSPDFRFLLTAGRDAHLKVWDAENQYVLSQDVVAHMFAINHLVYNPEGNLLATASMDKSIKIWDAETFRLLKVVDRARHAGHGTSINRLLWTAYDNQLLSASDDRTISVWKLS from the coding sequence GTGATTATTGAAAAACTCGACACCTTCGGTGGCCACCGCGATAGTGTGTATGCGCTTGAACGCGGCCCACAGCCCGAACAGTTCTTTTCGACGGGGGGCGACGGTATGGTTGTGCGCTGGCAACTGGACCGGCCCGACCTGGGTGAACTGGTCGCCCGGGTACCTGCATCGGTGTATGCCTTAGCGCTGCATCCAACCAGCGGCCTGCTCTGGGTGGGACAGAATTACGAAGGGCTCCACCTGATCGACCCCGCTCAGAAGCAGGAGGTGGCCTCGCTCAAACTCACGTCGGCAGCCATTTTTGATATCAAATTTTACCGGAACGACGCGTTTGCCGCCCTGGCCGACGGCGTGGTGGCAGTCATTGACACCGAGCTACTTGTTGTTCGGAAGCATCTGAAAGCGTCGGATCAGTCAGCGCGGTGTATAGCCGTCAATCCGGTCGAACGGGAGTTAGCAGTCGGCTATAGTGATAACAGCGTACGAATTTTTGACCTTGTCTCCTACGATCTGAAACGCGTTATTCCGGCGCACACGAATTCGGTCTTTACGGTGGTCTACTCGCCAGATTTCCGGTTCCTGCTCACGGCCGGGCGTGATGCTCACCTGAAAGTCTGGGACGCCGAGAACCAGTATGTTCTGAGTCAGGACGTAGTGGCGCACATGTTCGCCATCAACCATCTGGTCTATAATCCAGAGGGGAATCTACTGGCCACGGCGAGCATGGACAAATCCATCAAGATCTGGGATGCCGAAACATTTCGATTGCTGAAAGTTGTCGACCGCGCCCGACACGCCGGACACGGTACGTCGATTAATAGACTACTATGGACGGCTTACGATAACCAGTTGCTGTCGGCTAGTGACGATCGAACAATATCGGTCTGGAAACTGAGCTGA
- a CDS encoding AAA family ATPase: protein MLKRVSIQNFKSLKDVTLDLQKVNLLIGPNNSGKTNFLKALEFFTARGLDLHRIADLESISYKHQRIDLTSKFEFVPDSSGFIATNYNEDGYDIYHFNQSYIVEEQNNSYEVKSTISDWFTTHSGIVNEGKVEGGHRREFFDFVRTKIFRPDPSKLIHAAKLSGSNVELAPDGSNLIPFYFSIFNNHEENSVKIQSDLSRCVPEIARFRTPPVEGENMLGLRFFDKHEASYWASEVSEGVLYFLILLCIVNQPNPPRLLLLEEPERGIHPRRIWEVMKLVFALAEEKGVQIIMTTHNEHVVNAFSAIPESVFVFDKDEETGATTVRNLRKDIIEPSHRESEKLGLKKIDFTADLGERWMYGLIGGVPADEL, encoded by the coding sequence ATGTTGAAGCGCGTATCCATCCAGAACTTCAAGAGCCTGAAAGACGTAACGCTCGACCTGCAAAAAGTCAACTTACTCATCGGCCCGAACAACTCAGGCAAAACAAATTTCCTGAAGGCGCTGGAGTTTTTTACAGCACGTGGGCTAGACTTGCACCGTATTGCTGATCTTGAGTCGATTAGCTATAAACACCAAAGGATTGATTTAACAAGCAAGTTTGAATTTGTACCTGATTCTTCAGGCTTTATAGCTACTAATTATAATGAAGATGGATATGATATATATCACTTCAATCAAAGCTATATAGTTGAGGAACAAAATAATTCATATGAAGTCAAAAGCACCATTAGTGATTGGTTTACAACCCATAGTGGAATAGTAAATGAAGGTAAAGTTGAAGGTGGGCATAGACGAGAATTTTTCGATTTTGTTAGAACAAAAATCTTCCGGCCAGACCCCTCTAAACTGATCCATGCAGCCAAATTATCAGGTAGCAATGTAGAATTAGCACCTGATGGTTCGAACCTAATTCCCTTTTATTTCTCAATTTTCAATAATCACGAAGAAAATTCTGTCAAGATACAATCCGACCTGTCAAGATGTGTTCCTGAAATAGCCCGGTTTAGAACACCTCCTGTTGAGGGTGAGAATATGCTTGGGTTAAGGTTTTTTGATAAACATGAAGCAAGTTACTGGGCAAGTGAAGTGTCAGAGGGTGTATTGTATTTTTTGATCTTACTATGTATTGTTAATCAACCTAATCCTCCAAGGTTACTTCTACTGGAGGAACCTGAACGGGGTATCCACCCACGAAGAATCTGGGAGGTGATGAAACTGGTTTTCGCGTTAGCAGAGGAAAAGGGGGTGCAAATCATCATGACTACACACAATGAGCATGTTGTTAACGCCTTTTCGGCAATACCTGAATCAGTCTTTGTATTTGATAAAGATGAAGAAACTGGTGCAACCACAGTTCGAAACCTTCGAAAAGATATTATTGAGCCATCGCATCGCGAAAGCGAGAAGCTTGGTTTGAAAAAAATAGATTTCACAGCTGACTTAGGTGAAAGATGGATGTATGGATTAATCGGCGGTGTACCAGCAGATGAGCTATGA
- the galE gene encoding UDP-glucose 4-epimerase GalE: protein MTPTGNSPKILVTGGAGFIGSHTVVSLVEAGFEPVIVDNFSNSERSALDGLRVILGRDVTCYAANCNDETAMENIFRKEAFSGVIHFAAYKAVGESVQKPLMYYRNNLDSLMLLLELMPKYKVPSLVFSSSCTVYGQPEQLPVTEETPRLPAQSPYGNTKAISEDIIRDTVLSKSPIRALALRYFNPIGAHPSAEIGELPLGVPANLVPFITQTAAGIRHSLTVYGNDYNTPDGTCVRDYIHVMDLAEAHVQALRKLGENPADSFYDVINIGTGRGETVLNIIKTFEQETGVKLNYQIGARRPGDVEQVYADVTKANHVLDWTTRRTLGESLRDAWRWQQKLGSAV, encoded by the coding sequence TTGACACCTACAGGCAATTCTCCCAAGATTCTGGTCACCGGCGGAGCAGGATTCATCGGCTCCCACACGGTTGTTTCGCTGGTCGAAGCTGGTTTCGAGCCGGTTATCGTTGATAATTTTTCCAATTCAGAGCGTTCGGCACTCGATGGTCTGCGGGTTATTTTGGGCCGCGACGTAACATGTTACGCAGCCAACTGCAACGACGAGACGGCCATGGAAAATATCTTCCGGAAGGAAGCCTTTTCCGGCGTTATTCACTTCGCGGCTTACAAGGCCGTTGGCGAATCGGTGCAGAAGCCACTGATGTATTACCGCAACAACCTCGACTCGCTGATGTTGCTGCTGGAACTGATGCCGAAATACAAGGTCCCGAGCCTTGTTTTTTCGTCGTCCTGCACAGTTTACGGCCAGCCCGAACAGCTGCCCGTAACCGAAGAAACACCGCGGCTTCCGGCGCAGTCGCCCTATGGCAACACCAAGGCGATCAGCGAAGATATTATCCGGGACACTGTACTGTCGAAATCGCCCATCAGGGCGCTGGCACTCCGTTATTTCAACCCCATTGGTGCGCACCCGTCGGCGGAGATTGGCGAACTGCCGCTGGGCGTTCCGGCTAACCTGGTTCCTTTCATTACGCAGACGGCCGCCGGCATCCGCCACAGTCTGACGGTGTACGGCAACGACTACAATACGCCCGATGGCACCTGCGTCCGCGATTATATTCACGTCATGGACCTGGCCGAAGCCCATGTTCAGGCGCTCAGAAAACTTGGTGAGAATCCTGCGGACTCGTTCTACGACGTCATTAACATCGGAACGGGCCGGGGCGAAACGGTTCTGAACATCATTAAAACGTTTGAACAGGAAACAGGGGTTAAACTCAATTACCAGATTGGGGCCCGCCGACCGGGTGATGTCGAACAGGTCTATGCCGATGTTACGAAGGCCAATCACGTACTGGACTGGACAACCCGCCGTACGTTGGGCGAATCGCTGCGCGACGCATGGCGGTGGCAGCAGAAGTTAGGTTCGGCTGTTTAG
- the ytxJ gene encoding bacillithiol system redox-active protein YtxJ, translating into MNWNKLTSAAQLDEIKEESAKQPVLIFKHSTTCSISAMALSRMERNWSDQLGVKPYYLDLHANRPISNKIVSEFGVEHESPQVLLIRNGECVYDASHMAISFAGLQQAV; encoded by the coding sequence ATGAATTGGAATAAATTAACGAGTGCCGCTCAACTCGACGAAATCAAAGAGGAGTCGGCAAAGCAGCCGGTGCTGATTTTTAAGCATAGCACGACCTGCTCAATCAGCGCAATGGCCCTCAGCCGTATGGAACGCAACTGGAGCGACCAACTGGGCGTGAAACCATATTACCTTGATTTGCACGCCAACCGGCCGATTTCAAATAAAATTGTGAGCGAATTTGGCGTAGAGCACGAATCTCCCCAGGTTTTGTTAATTCGCAATGGCGAGTGCGTTTACGATGCCTCCCACATGGCAATTTCCTTTGCTGGTTTACAGCAGGCTGTTTAA
- a CDS encoding cystathionine beta-synthase yields the protein MNYYNTIVDTIGNTPLVKLNHVTKGIRGTILAKVEYFNPGNSVKDRIAIRMIEDAEKQGILKPGGTIIEGTSGNTGFGLALTAIAKGYKCIFTMADKQSKEKIDILRAVGAEVVVCPTNVAPDDPRSYYSVAKKLNRDIPNSLYPNQYDNLSNTAAHYDTTGPEIWRDTDGRITHFAASVGTGGTISGTAKFLKEKNPDLFTLGLDTFGSVFKKYKETGIFDPGEIYPYLTEGIGEDILPQNVDFDVIDQFIKVTDKDAAIMARRLSREEGLFVGWSCGTAVHGALEWAKDNLTDDDVMVILLPDHGTRYLAKIYNDAWMKDHGFLEDRAFKTARDIVHSKNGGATNRQSQLTTIGSGVSVSQAIQVLNRYGISQIPVTDESGQIVGSLTDSTVLNRLIEDPAVKDHPVSEVMDKPFKFVGLDNTIDALSSLIDRENKALLVRDEKEQIHIITQADLLAAMTN from the coding sequence ATGAACTACTACAACACCATCGTCGATACCATTGGCAATACGCCCTTAGTCAAGCTGAATCACGTAACAAAAGGGATTCGGGGCACAATTCTGGCGAAAGTCGAGTACTTCAACCCCGGCAACTCGGTGAAAGATCGCATCGCTATTCGCATGATCGAGGACGCCGAAAAACAGGGAATTCTCAAACCCGGCGGCACGATTATCGAAGGCACCAGCGGTAACACAGGCTTCGGTCTGGCCCTAACAGCCATTGCCAAAGGCTACAAGTGCATCTTTACGATGGCCGATAAACAGTCTAAGGAAAAGATTGATATTCTGCGGGCGGTAGGCGCTGAAGTCGTTGTCTGCCCAACGAATGTCGCGCCCGACGACCCGCGCTCATATTACTCAGTCGCGAAGAAACTTAACCGCGACATTCCCAACTCACTGTATCCCAATCAGTACGACAATCTGTCGAATACGGCTGCGCACTACGACACCACCGGCCCCGAAATCTGGCGGGATACCGACGGCAGGATTACCCACTTTGCGGCCAGCGTCGGTACGGGTGGTACTATCAGCGGTACGGCGAAATTTCTGAAAGAGAAGAACCCGGATCTGTTCACACTGGGTCTGGACACCTTCGGCTCGGTGTTCAAGAAATATAAGGAAACCGGCATTTTCGACCCCGGCGAAATCTATCCTTACCTGACCGAAGGCATCGGCGAGGATATCCTCCCGCAGAACGTAGACTTCGACGTCATCGACCAGTTTATTAAAGTCACCGATAAGGACGCGGCCATCATGGCCCGGCGGCTCTCGCGCGAAGAAGGCTTGTTTGTCGGCTGGTCGTGCGGTACGGCGGTACACGGAGCCCTGGAGTGGGCTAAAGACAACCTCACCGACGATGATGTCATGGTAATTCTGCTGCCCGACCACGGTACGCGTTATCTCGCCAAGATTTACAACGACGCCTGGATGAAGGACCACGGCTTTCTGGAAGACCGCGCGTTCAAGACGGCCCGCGATATCGTTCACAGCAAAAATGGCGGGGCGACGAATCGGCAATCGCAGCTCACCACAATCGGCTCGGGCGTTTCGGTCAGTCAGGCCATTCAGGTGCTGAATCGGTACGGTATCTCGCAGATTCCAGTTACGGATGAGAGCGGCCAGATTGTCGGCAGCCTGACCGATTCGACGGTGTTAAACAGACTCATCGAAGATCCGGCCGTCAAAGATCACCCCGTCAGCGAAGTCATGGACAAGCCGTTCAAATTTGTCGGCTTAGACAACACGATTGATGCGCTTTCGTCGCTGATTGACCGGGAAAACAAAGCATTGCTCGTCCGGGATGAGAAAGAGCAGATCCACATCATTACGCAGGCCGATTTGCTGGCTGCAATGACGAACTAA
- a CDS encoding transglutaminase-like domain-containing protein — protein sequence MNDNELKALISLLDDEDQEVVEHVEQRIRQMGGQMIPLLETEWEGSFNPALQKRIEEIIHDLQYESVLDRMRDWKNGGAMDLLEGLWIVATYQYPDLSLQKLKQDVEQLYYDVWLDIKPDMHPTDQVRAMNNAFFTKLKFAPNTKHFHSPANSMINQVLDTRRGNPITLCVLYMLIANRLNLPVYGVNLPNLFVLTYKNNNGVQFYINVFNRGLVFSKKDIDQYIDQLNLKQLDTFYQPCTNADIVRRVLRNLTLAFEKNGDTDRVREVERILDAVKDDGDGLPLSDYTQR from the coding sequence ATGAATGACAACGAATTAAAAGCCCTGATCTCACTGCTGGACGACGAAGACCAGGAGGTAGTCGAGCACGTTGAACAGCGAATCCGACAGATGGGCGGGCAAATGATACCGCTTTTGGAGACCGAATGGGAGGGGAGTTTTAACCCCGCTCTGCAGAAACGGATCGAGGAAATTATTCATGATTTGCAGTATGAATCGGTCCTGGACCGGATGCGCGACTGGAAAAACGGCGGGGCAATGGACCTGCTCGAAGGCCTGTGGATCGTGGCGACGTATCAATACCCGGACCTGTCGCTGCAGAAACTGAAGCAGGACGTTGAACAGCTTTATTATGACGTATGGCTCGATATCAAGCCCGATATGCACCCGACGGATCAGGTTCGGGCGATGAACAATGCGTTTTTTACCAAACTGAAGTTTGCGCCGAACACCAAGCATTTTCATTCGCCAGCCAACTCCATGATTAATCAGGTACTTGACACGCGTCGGGGAAACCCCATTACGTTGTGTGTGCTGTATATGCTGATTGCCAATCGGCTGAATCTGCCCGTTTATGGAGTCAACCTGCCGAATCTGTTCGTGCTGACGTATAAAAACAATAACGGGGTGCAGTTCTATATTAATGTCTTTAACCGGGGACTGGTGTTCTCCAAAAAAGACATTGACCAGTATATCGATCAGCTGAATCTGAAACAGCTTGATACGTTCTATCAGCCCTGCACCAACGCCGACATTGTCCGGCGTGTGCTGCGGAACCTAACGCTGGCCTTTGAGAAAAATGGCGACACTGACCGGGTTCGGGAAGTTGAGCGAATCCTGGATGCGGTTAAAGACGACGGCGACGGTCTGCCGCTGTCAGATTACACCCAGCGGTAA
- a CDS encoding PDDEXK family nuclease — protein MAAELTTMEPEAAQQAIPSYLIYETLNGKPLYRKGYKDVLAKRKTPGEIMGCSDLQAIIVSALYLYLGNHTDRKAYWVVTNEPGLHIQLGGNLANDIAFYEKDKVTIKGKFFDVAPKVVVEVDIKVDLEAFPAMEQDYVYQKTQTMLDFGTERVIWITTQSKKVLVATKDENWITVNWDTTVPVMDDVTLNVATILTEEGVL, from the coding sequence ATGGCAGCAGAATTAACAACGATGGAACCTGAAGCAGCACAACAGGCCATTCCATCCTACCTGATTTATGAGACACTCAACGGGAAACCCTTGTACCGCAAGGGCTATAAAGATGTTTTGGCTAAACGTAAAACCCCCGGCGAAATCATGGGTTGTAGCGACCTACAGGCAATTATTGTATCTGCTTTGTATCTGTATCTGGGAAACCATACTGATCGCAAAGCCTATTGGGTAGTCACAAATGAACCTGGTTTACATATCCAATTAGGCGGTAATCTGGCCAATGACATCGCCTTCTATGAGAAGGACAAGGTAACCATCAAAGGAAAGTTTTTTGACGTTGCGCCAAAGGTTGTTGTCGAGGTTGATATAAAGGTCGATCTGGAAGCCTTTCCGGCGATGGAGCAGGATTACGTTTATCAGAAAACACAGACCATGCTCGACTTTGGTACAGAGCGGGTTATCTGGATTACGACTCAATCGAAAAAAGTCTTGGTAGCGACAAAGGACGAAAACTGGATTACGGTTAACTGGGATACCACGGTTCCGGTTATGGACGACGTAACATTGAATGTAGCGACCATCCTGACCGAAGAAGGAGTGCTGTAA
- a CDS encoding 3-deoxy-D-manno-octulosonic acid transferase: protein MISELYNTSIRAYQALLQLIAPINPKARLWVEGRRSWAAVLSKKLAESHTSGPVAWFHAASLGEFEQGRPVIEAFRTQYPDYRILLTFFSPSGYEVRKNYAGADYVVYLPADTPANARRFVELVKPQLAFFIKYEFWYNYLRELKAAQVPVISFSAIFRPDQLFFKPYGGFYRNLLGYFDHILVQNSQSVDLLKRIGITSVTLAGDTRFDRVAQVAAARRKIPVAKAFKNSQPLLVVGSAWQADMDILIPFLNQFTKPLKVIIAPHDIHEDEIERWRSQFTKPSRRFSQTSETDVSSGEILFIDNVGMLSSLYQYGEFAYIGGAFGKGLHNILEAATFGMPLFFGPRYGKFQEAIDLMSEGAAFPVNNTAELTAAFARQYADRSRAAQVSHDYVQRNIGATAQVMKVVTNLLSGRANRNAGPE, encoded by the coding sequence TTGATTTCGGAACTTTATAATACTTCTATTCGGGCTTATCAGGCGCTGCTTCAACTGATCGCGCCTATAAATCCTAAAGCCCGGTTGTGGGTAGAAGGTCGGCGAAGCTGGGCGGCCGTCTTGTCTAAAAAATTAGCTGAAAGCCATACAAGCGGACCTGTTGCCTGGTTCCATGCCGCTTCGCTGGGTGAGTTTGAGCAGGGACGTCCGGTCATTGAAGCTTTTCGAACGCAATATCCCGATTACCGAATCCTGCTGACGTTTTTCTCTCCTTCAGGCTATGAGGTACGTAAAAACTATGCAGGCGCCGATTACGTCGTATACTTACCGGCCGATACGCCTGCCAATGCCCGCCGGTTCGTTGAACTGGTGAAGCCGCAGCTTGCGTTTTTCATCAAATACGAATTCTGGTACAACTATCTGCGTGAGCTAAAAGCAGCCCAGGTACCCGTAATCTCATTCTCAGCCATCTTCCGGCCAGACCAGTTGTTCTTCAAACCGTACGGCGGCTTCTACCGGAACCTCTTGGGCTACTTCGATCATATTCTGGTTCAGAATTCGCAATCAGTTGACTTATTGAAGCGTATTGGCATTACGTCCGTTACGTTGGCGGGCGATACGCGCTTTGACCGGGTAGCGCAGGTGGCAGCCGCCCGCCGGAAAATTCCCGTGGCGAAGGCCTTCAAGAATAGCCAGCCGCTGCTGGTCGTTGGCAGCGCCTGGCAGGCCGATATGGACATTCTGATTCCGTTTCTGAACCAGTTTACAAAGCCGCTAAAAGTCATTATTGCCCCGCACGATATTCATGAGGACGAAATCGAACGCTGGCGCTCGCAGTTCACAAAACCTTCCAGACGCTTCTCGCAAACCAGCGAAACGGATGTTTCGAGTGGGGAAATCCTGTTTATTGACAACGTAGGCATGCTGTCGTCGCTGTATCAATATGGAGAGTTTGCTTATATCGGTGGAGCGTTTGGGAAAGGGCTCCATAACATCTTAGAAGCGGCCACGTTCGGAATGCCGTTATTTTTTGGGCCTCGTTACGGTAAATTTCAGGAAGCCATCGATCTGATGAGCGAAGGCGCGGCTTTTCCGGTTAACAATACCGCTGAGTTGACGGCTGCCTTTGCGCGCCAGTACGCCGATCGGTCGCGGGCGGCTCAGGTTAGCCACGATTACGTGCAGCGGAACATTGGCGCAACCGCGCAGGTTATGAAGGTTGTAACGAATTTATTGAGCGGAAGAGCAAACCGGAACGCCGGACCGGAGTGA
- the folB gene encoding dihydroneopterin aldolase: protein MGTIALEGLEFFSYHGYYDEEQKIGNKYSVDIIVTADFSEAARRDRLSATVNYEELYRLTANVMRQPARLLEHIAHRIIEEIRAAYPDLESVEVSVSKFNPPIGGVCHRAKITLRE, encoded by the coding sequence ATGGGAACAATTGCATTAGAAGGTCTCGAATTCTTTTCCTACCATGGTTATTACGACGAGGAGCAGAAGATCGGGAATAAATACTCGGTCGATATTATCGTAACGGCCGACTTCTCGGAAGCCGCCCGGCGCGACCGCTTAAGCGCGACGGTTAATTATGAAGAGCTGTATCGGCTGACAGCCAACGTTATGCGGCAGCCGGCCCGGTTGCTGGAGCACATTGCGCATCGGATCATCGAGGAAATTCGCGCGGCCTATCCTGATCTGGAATCTGTTGAAGTCAGCGTTTCTAAATTCAATCCGCCTATCGGGGGCGTTTGCCATCGGGCAAAAATTACGCTGAGGGAGTAA